Proteins encoded in a region of the Vicia villosa cultivar HV-30 ecotype Madison, WI linkage group LG5, Vvil1.0, whole genome shotgun sequence genome:
- the LOC131608253 gene encoding probable calcium-binding protein CML25: protein MKSLFHRNPSSSSTPSRSASLSVRSRARLAGELEEVFKKFDVNGDGKISASELGSIMGSLGQPATEEELNNMIREVDGDGDGCISLPEFIELNTKGVDSDEILENLKDAFAVFDMDGNGSITAEELNTVMRSLGEECSLAECRRMIGGVDSDGDGTIDFEEFRMMMMMGSRHDTTDRVKPEPMPTE, encoded by the coding sequence ATGAAATCACTGTTCCACCGTAACCCATCGTCATCCTCAACGCCATCGCGCTCAGCCTCCCTCTCCGTGCGCTCACGCGCGCGTCTCGCGGGTGAGCTCGAAGAAGTATTCAAGAAATTCGACGTCAATGGCGACGGCAAGATCTCGGCCTCGGAACTCGGATCCATCATGGGAAGCCTAGGCCAACCTGCGACCGAGGAGGAACTCAACAACATGATCCGCGAGGTTGACGGCGACGGCGACGGTTGCATCAGTTTACCGGAGTTCATTGAGTTGAATACCAAAGGCGTTGATTCGGATGAGATCTTGGAGAATCTGAAGGATGCGTTTGCGGTGTTTGATATGGATGGGAACGGGTCGATTACGGCGGAGGAGTTGAATACGGTTATGAGGAGTCTCGGGGAGGAGTGTTCGTTGGCGGAGTGTAGGAGGATGATTGGGGGTGTGGATAGTGATGGTGATGGGACGATTGATTTTGAGGAGtttaggatgatgatgatgatgggttCTCGTCATGATACGACGGATAGGGTCAAACCTGAGCCTATGCCTACGGAATGA